Genomic DNA from Marinobacter sp. LV10MA510-1:
AAACACGCACCGTCATTCCAGGCACTGCCTGCTTTGCAAGCAAGGACATCAGGAAGTCACGGGCTTCTGGTGTTACTTCAGCATTAATATTCACGAGCTATACTCCCCGTGTTCTGCGTTTTCACGCCGGCGCTTGAGCTGGTTGGTTTTACACTCGTTGCTTACAAGATCCAGCCAGCTCAAGTGTTGATCCCAGCTCTCGTCTTTAAGGTGCTCGGGTTTGTTGCAAGTCATCGTTACCTCCTCAGGCACTGTGAAAATGAGGGAAGCTCTTGACACACTGTCAGCACCAGTCGAGCGCTTACCTCGCGTTTGGCGTCATGATGACGGCAACGGTTGGTGTGAATACTTCGGTTGTCATGGTTCCACCTCCATCAGGCAAAAAGACGCTGGATTTTCTGCAGGGCCGTGAATAACGGCTCACGCCTCCTGAAACGTTTGATTGAAAAAGTCATTCAGCCGAAGCTGCACGGCTTCTCGAACCGCTCCAACGGGAATCTGCTCGACCAGCTCGTTGATAAATGCGATGGTCAACAGCGTCTTGGCTTCGCGACGACCGACACCACGGGAAACCAGATAAAACAACGAGGTTTTATTGAGCTGGCCAATGGTGGCGCCGTGGGCGCATTTTACGTCGTCGGCGTAAATTTCCAGCTCGGGCTTGGTGTCGATTTCTGCGCCGGTTGAGAGCAACAGATTCTTGTTGTTCATATTGGCGTTGGATTTCTGGGCATCCTGATGAATATGGATGCGCCCATTGAAAATCGCATGAGACTGGCCAGCAGCGATGTTGCGATAGGTTTCTTCGCTGTCGCAATGTGCTGCTATGTGCTCGATGGACGTGTGGTTGTCGTAGTGCTGTTTGCCCTGCGTGACTACGACACCGTTCAGTTTGCACTCGGCGCCTTCACCTTCAAGACGTACCTGCAGATCGTGCCGACGCAGCGGGCCGCCAAAGCCAACGCAGTGGCTTTCAAAACGCGAGGCGGTCGCCTGGCGAACACCCGTTGCACCGATGTGCTGAACGCTTTCGCCTTCCAGAGTCAGCCTCACGCTGGTAATCCGGGCACCTTCCGCCAGAACAAATTCAGTGACCGTGTTGACCATCACCGGCTCACTGCCGCTGGAAATGTACTCTTCTACCAGCGTCATCTGGCTGTGCCTTGCCGCATCGACGTAAATCCGCGGATAGGCGGAACCTACCGACGAAGCGGTGACTTCATGGATGATAAACAGCGGCTGGTCGAGAACGGCTTCTTTGTCCAGCTGGATAAACAGGCCATCCTCAAACCGGGCGGAGTTTAGCTGGGCCATCTGCACGGTTTGGCTGTTCAACGTTTTGTTCAGGCGTTCTGCCAGCGTAGCGGCGGCATGGTCGTCAAGGTCGCAGAACCGCTGAATTCGAATGCCGTCAAGATCTGGAAAGTCGCTGGCTTCCGGAACCATTACGCCGTTGCGAAAAACCACTCGGTATCCAGCCGTGGACAGGCTGATGCCTTCCTTGCCACGGGAGGGGAGGGCGACGGCAAGCTCATCCGACAGCTTTAGATGGCGGACGGAATACTTCCAGTTCTCGGTTTTACGGGTCGGCAATGGCATATCCACCAGAGCCGTACCCTTTTGTTTGCGCAATGCGAGCAAAGGCCCAGGCAGGTAGTTGCTGGCTGGCTCGAGAAAGACACGGGAAAGCGTTGGTGCTGACTTCATTTGGTGGCCTCCGTTAACCGGCTGGGGAGCTGGCTTTGGCTTCTTTGTCTTTCACGTTGAGCCAGCCGTAACCGCGCTCTTCGAGCTCATAGGCCAGCTCGCGCCCGCCGGATTTGACAATTTTTCCATCGGCCAGAACGTGAACGTAGTCCGGCACAATGTGGTTCAGCAGGCGCTGGTAGTGAGTCACCATCAAGATGGCTCGATCTTTAGCGCGCAGTGCGTTGACACCGTCCGAAACCACGTGCAGCGCATCGATGTCCAACCCGGAGTCGGTTTCGTCCAGAATGGCCAGCTTGGGTTGAAGCAGTAGTGCCTGCAAAATCTCGTTGCGCTTCTTCTCGCCACCGGAAAAGCCTTCGTTTACGCCGCGTTTAAGGAAGGCCGGGTCCAGATCGACTTGCATGGACACTTCCCTCGCATGCTTCATAAACTCAGCCGCATTCATCTCCGGCTCGCCACGGTGGCCGCGCATGGAATTAACGGCGGTACGCAGAAACTGCAGGTTGCTGACGCCGGGAATCTCTACCGGGTACTGAAACGCCAGGAAAATGCCTTCACGGGCCCGTTCTTCGGTTTTTAGGTCCAGCAGGTTTTCACCGTTGAAGGTGACTTCACCCTCGGTGACTTCAAAGTTTTCACTGCCTGCCAGCACCTGTGACAAGGTGCTTTTACCTGAGCCATTGGGGCCCATAATGGCGTTAATTTCCCCGGCTTTAATTTCCAGGTTGATGCCCTTGAGGATTTCTTCACCCCCAACGGACGCGTGGAGATTTTTGATGTTCAGCATGTATTGGCTTCTCTCTCTTCTGAAATCTGTAATCTGAAATTCTGTATTTAACCGACAGAGCCTTCAAGGCTCACCTCAAGCAATTTGCCAGCTTCAACGGCGAACTCCATCGGCAGTTCCTTGAACACCTCTTTACAGAAGCCATTCACAATCATCGAAACGGCCTGTTCAGGGTTGATTCCGCGCTGGCGACAAAGGAACATTTGTTCGTCGCTGACCTTGGAGGTCGTGGCTTCATGCTCGATGATGCCCGATTTATTTTTGCTCTCGATGTACGGGAAGGTATGCGCACCGCAGCGGTCGCCAATCAGCAGCGAATCGCACTGGGTAAAGTTGCGCGCACCCTCTGCACCTGGGCCAAACTTCACCAGGCCACGATAGGCGTTCGAGCTGTTACTGGCAGAAATCCCTTTGGCGATGATGGTGCTGGACGTATTCTTGCCCAGGTGGATCATCTTGGTGCCAGTGTCGGCCTGCTGGTAATTGTTGGTCAGCGCCACGGAGTAGAATTCGCCAACGCTGTTATCGCCCCGAAGGATGCAGCTCGGATACTTCCAGGTAACGGCAGAGCCGGTTTCGACCTGAGTCCAGGAAATCTTGGAGTTTTTGCCGATGGCAGCGCCACGTTTGGTGACGAAGTTAAAGATGCCGCCCTTGCCATTTTCATCACCCGGATACCAGTTCTGGACAGTGGAGTACTTGATCTGGGCGTCGTCCAGGGCCACCAGTTCGACCACAGCTGCGTGGAGTTGATTTTCATCCCGCATAGGCGCGGTGCAGCCTTCCAAATAGCTGACGTAGCTGCTGTCTTCGGCGATGATCAGGGTGCGTTCGAACTGCCCAGTGTTGGCTGCGTTGATGCGGAAATAGGTAGACAGCTCCATGGGGCAACGCACGCCTTTCGGTATGTACACGAAGGTGCCGTCGGAGAAGACCGCAGAGTTCAGGCCGGCAAAGAAGTTGTCACCCGCCGGAACGACAGAGCCCAGATATTTTTTGACCAGCTCCGGGTGTTCCTGAATGGCTTCGGACATGGAGCAGAAAATCACGCCTGCTTTGGCGAGTGGTTCTTTGAACGTTGTCGCTACTGAGACTGAGTCAAACACGGCATCGACCGCCACGCCTGCCAGCTGTTCACGCTCGTGCAGGGGAATGCCCAGTTTTTCGTAGGTTCTGAGTAGCTCCGGGTCCACTTCATCCAGGCTCTGGAGCATGTCTTCTTTGCGCTTGGGCGCGGAATAATAGGAAATTGAGTTGTAGTCAATTTTTGGATAACCCACGTGCGCCCAGTTCGGCTCATCCATTTCCAGCCAACGACGATAGGCCTTCAGCCGCCACTCAAGCATCCATTCCGGCTCTTTCTTAAGGCCGGAAAGGCGGGCAATCACGTCTTCGTTCAATCCAGGTTCGAAAGTGTCAGATTCAATCTCAGTCACGAAACCGTGTTCGTATTCCCGCTTGACCAGCTCGTTCACTTCTTTATCAGTGGTCGCCATGATCGTCGCTCCTTATCTTTCATTGAAGGCTCCAAAAGCCTCGGTTTTTCTGCGGTTTTCATTTAATACCCAAGGTCACCATCGCTTTAACCCTATAGACCGGAGACGGCCCTCGGCTTTCTTGCTGATGGCTGGTAAGCACGCCCATACCGCTTTTTTCCTCAATTAGTGTCGTAACGATACTAAGTAAGCATAGAGAATTTGTCAATATAGTATCGAAACGCTATCGTATTGACTGTGACCTCGTTATGGTTTGAATATTGAAGAGGTGAACTATCAAAGATGTTCATGACCTTAAACCTTTCACGAATATGGCCATATTATGGTATCGCTCCGAAACTACAATGTTGTTAAATTAGTTCTTAAACGCTATTATAAAAATTGATGAAGGGGGCTTGAAATTAGACGTCACCATATTAAGTATGATGGAGGAGCTGAAAATGAACGGTCGCGCTAACGCGGAGTTGGTCTTTCACTTGGGACGCATAGCGTCCGGCGAGGGTCTCGCGGAGGGGCTGACAGCAGCCCAATGGGCGGCGCTCAGATACTTCGCACAGGCCAACCGTTTTTCGCAAACGCCGTCCGCCTTCGCCGCGTTCCATGCCACAACCCGGGGTACCGCGTCACAGACAATCAAAAGCCTCGAAACCCAAGGCTATCTGACACGCATGCGGTCAGAAGACGACAGGCGCAGTGTCCGGCTAGTTCTGACCGAGAAAGCCCGGGGCATTCTCGCGAATGACCCCTTCGAATCCTTGGTCCGTGCTGCGGAATCCCTACCCCCCAGTGTCCAAGGCCACTTCGCCAGCGCGTTGCAACGCTTGCTCGGTCAGGTGACGCAAGAGAGATGTAAACCTCGCTTCGGCGTCTGCACGTCGTGTCAACATCTGGAAAGCGACGGCTGCAGCCGGGACGGGCAGGCGCCTTATACGTGCGGTTTCATGAGCGCGCCCCTGTTTTTGGAAGAACTCGACGGAGTCTGCATCAACTTCATCCAGAGCAAACCGGCAACGGTGAAGGGTTCTGTCACCGGAGCCGAACCGCGATGAGTCCTGTTCTGCATCAGCGCTTGCCCTCGTCAGGACTGTGTCATGACTGATACAGCTTCACTGAAGCCCGTTAAGGCATATAATGAATTCCAAACCGACATTCTTGTCCGCCACCGCCACGGTGGATAAACGCGCCATTTTGCCGCTGCCCGATTCCCGCAACATCCATGAGGAGTGCGCTGTGGAGCACAAGCACGACATTGAAGCCGAAATCCAACACGCCCAGCAATACGGACTTTACAACCCCGCCAACGAGCATGATGCCTGCGGCATCGGTTTTATCGCCCATATAAAAGGCCATAAAAGTCATTCAATCGTTAAGCAAGGCTTGCTCATCCTGAAGAATCTCGCCCATCGCGGCGCGGTCGGTGCCGACAAGTTGATGGGCGACGGCGCGGGCGTTCTGATCCAGCTACCGGATCAGTACTATCGCGAAGAGATGGCCAAGCAGGGTGTTGAACTGCCGCCGCCCGAAGAATATGGCGTAGGCATGATTTTTTTGCCAAAGGCAAATACATCCCGCATCGCGTGCGAGCAAGAGATAGAACGTGTGGTGCGCGCCGAAGGCCAGGTCGTGCTGGGTTGGCGCAACGTGCCAATCGACACCGAGATGCCGATGTCGCCTACCGTGCGTGAAAAAGAGCCGGTGATCCGCCAGATCTTCATAGGTCGCGGTCCAGACATCACGGTGAGCGACGCGCTGGAACGTAAACTGTACGTGATTCGCAAGTCTTCCAGTCACGCGATCCAGGCATTAGATTTGCCTCACGGCAAAGAGTTTTTCGTGCCTTCGATGTCGGCCCGTACCATTGTCTACAAGGGTTTACTGCTGGCAGATCAAGTCGGCGTCTATTACAAAGATTTACAGGATGAGCGCTGCGTTTCCGCATTGGCACTGGTGCATCAGCGTTTTTCTACCAATACCTTTCCGGAATGGCCGCTGGCCCATCCCTTTCGCCTGATTGCCCACAACGGCGAGATCAATACTGTCAAAGGCAATGTAAACTGGATGCAGGCGCGTGAAGGCGTGATGAAATCCACAGTGCTAGGCGACGATTTGCAAAAATTGTTCCCGCTGATTGATGACGTGCAGTCCGACACCGCGTGCTTTGATGACGCGCTTGAATTGCTGCTGATGGCAGGCTATCCGATCGCGCAAGCGATGATGATGATGATCCCCGAAGCCTGGGAAAATCACCCGTTGATGGACGACAACCGCCGCGCCTTTTACGAATACCACGCCGCGATGATGGAGCCGTGGGATGGCCCTGCCGCGATGGCGTTCACCGATGGTCGTTACATCGGTGGCACGCTGGATCGCAACGGTTTGCGTCCCGCGCGCTATATCGTAACCGATGACGACTTGGTGGTGATGGCATCCGAATCCGGCGTGCTGCCGATTCCCGAATCCAGAATCATCAAGAAATGGCGCCTGCAGCCTGGCAAGATGTTGCTGATCGACCTCGAAGCCGGGCGTATCATCGATGACCAGGAAATCAAAGATACCTACGCCAACGCCAAGCCTTACGAGGCGTGGATCAATTCGGTGCGTATTAATCTGGACGACATTAAGCTTCACGAAACCACGCTCAACGACATCAAGACGCACACATCGGCAGAAAATACCCGCGCATCCTTGCTTGACCGTCAACAGGCATTTGGCTACACCCAGGAAGACGTCAGGGTATTGATGTCGCCGATGGCGCTGAATGCCGAAGAAGCGACGGGCTCAATGGGCAACGACTCGCCGCCGGCTGTGATGTCTGACAAGCTCAAACCGCTGTATCACTACTTCAAGCAGATGTTCGCGCAAGTGACGAATCCGCCGATCGATCCGATCCGCGAGGCGATGGTGATGTCACTGGTATCCTTTATAGGCCCCAGGCCAAACCTGCTCGACGTCAATAACAACAATCCGCCGATGCGCTTGGAAGTATCGAAGCCGATTCTGGACTATTCAGACATCGCCAAACTGCGCAACATCAGCGCCCACACCAGCGGTAATTTCAAATCCCACGAACTGAACATTTGCTATCCGGTGGCCTTGGGTAAAGAAGGCATGGAAGTGCGCCTGGCTTCGGTGTGCGCGCAAGCGGTGGATGCGGTCAAATCGGGCCACAACATCTTGATCGTGTCCGACCGCAAGTTGGACGCCGAGCACGTGGCGGTCCCGGCCTTGCTCGCGACGTCGGCAATCCATTTGCATCTGGTTAGCACAGGTTTTCGAACGTCGACCGGCTTGGTGGTGGAAACCGGTTCTGCCCGTGAAACGCATCATTTCGCGCTGCTTGCCGGTTTTGGCGCAGAAGCCATCCATCCGTATCTCGCGATGGATACGCTAGCGGAAATGGCCAACAGATTATCCGGTGATTTGTCGCCAGAAAAAGCCATCCAGAATTTCCAGAAAGCGCTCGCCAAGGGTTTGTTGAAGGTGATGTCGAAAATGGGCATATCGACTTACATGTCGTACTGCGGCGCGCAAGTTTTCGAAGCGATCGGCTTGAATAAGTCGCTTATCGACAAGTATTTCGAAGGCACTGCCTCCAATATCGAGGGCATCGGCGTAATCGAAGTGGCAGAAGAGGCGTTGCGTCTGCATCAGCAAGCCTTCGGCAACGACCCGGTACTGGCGCATGCGCTTGATGCCGGTGGCGAATACGCGTTTCGCGTGCGCGGCGAAGAGCACATGTGGACGCCGGATGCGATTGCCAAGCTGCAGCATTCGACCCGATCGAACAATTTCAGCACTTATAAAGAGTATGCGCAGATCATCAACGACCAAAGCAAGCGGCACATGACCTTGCGCGGTTTGTTTGAATTCAAGCTGGACCCGTCCAAGGCGATTGCGCTGGATGAAGTCGAGCCGGCGAAAGAAATCGTCAAGCGCTTCACCACCGGCGCAATGTCCCTTGGCTCGATCAGCACCGAAGCGCACGCCACGCTTGCGGTCGCGATGAACCGCATCGGCGGCAAGTCCAACACTGGCGAAGGCGGTGAAGATCCGAGCCGTTATCGTCAGGAGATGAAAGGCATCCCGATCAAGCAGGGCGAGACCATGGCATCCGTCATCGGCCGTGACCAGATTGAAGCCGATATTGCCTTGCAAGAGGGCGATTCAGTGCGCTCCAGAATCAAGCAAGTCGCGGCGGGTCGCTTTGGCGTGACAGCAGCGTATTTGGATTCCGCTGATCAAATCCAGGTCAAGATGGCGCAAGGCGCCAAGCCGGGAGAAGGTGGGCAGCTGCCAGGCTACAAAGTGTCTGAATATATCGCAAGATTGCGTTTCTCGGTGCCGGGCGTGGGCTTGATTTCGCCACCGCCGCATCATGATATTTATTCGATCGAAGACTTGGCGCAGCTGATTCACGATTTGAAAAATGTAAACCCAAGCGCGTCGATCTCCATTAAGTTGGTGTCCGAAGTTGGGGTTGGCACGGTCGCGGTCGGCGTCACCAAGGCCAAGGCCGATCATGTGGTGATCGCCGGTCATGATGGCGGCACCGGCGCCACGCCGTTGTCTTCACTCAAACATGCGGGAACACCGTGGGAACTGGGTTTGGCCGAAACCCAGCAAACACTGGTACTGAACGGTTTGCGAAGCCGCATCCGGGTACAAGCCGATGGCCAAATGAAAACCGGCCGAGATGTAGTGATCGCCGCCATGTTAGGCGCCGACGAGATCGGTTTTGCGACTGCGCCGCTGGTGGTTGAAGGCTGCATTATGTTGCGCAAATGCCACCTTAATACGTGCTCGGTCGGCATCGCGACACAAGACCCGGTGCTACGCGCCAAGTTCTCCGGCAAGCCGGAACACGTGGTCAACTATTTCTTCTTCGTCGCCGAGGAAGCACGGCAGTTAATGGCGCAACTCGGTATCCGCACGTTTGATGAATTGATCGGTCGCGTCGACTTGCTCGACAAGTCACAAGCGATTACCCACTGGAAAGCCAAGGGACTTGATTTCAGCAAGATTTTCTATCAGCCGGTCATGCCTACTAGCTCACCGTGTTATCACGTCGAGGAACAAGACCACGGGCTGGAAAAAGCCCTCGATCATACGCTGATTGCCCAAGCGCAAGCAGCGATAGAACATGGCAAAAAAGTCTCGTTCAGTTTGCCGGTCAGAAACCTCAACCGCACGGTCGGCACCATGCTGTCTGGCGTCGTTGCAAAAAAATACGGTCACGAAGGCTTGCCCGACGACACTATCCACATCCAGTTGTTAGGGACCGCAGGCCAATCGGCGGGCGCGTTTCTGGCGCATGGCATCACCCTAGATCTAGTCGGCGAAGGCAATGATTACGTCGGCAAAGGTTTGTCGGGCGGGCGCATTATCGTCCGTCCGAATACAGAGTTTCCCGGTTCGGCAGACGACAACATTATCATCGGCAATACCGTGTTATACGGCGCG
This window encodes:
- the sufD gene encoding Fe-S cluster assembly protein SufD, giving the protein MKSAPTLSRVFLEPASNYLPGPLLALRKQKGTALVDMPLPTRKTENWKYSVRHLKLSDELAVALPSRGKEGISLSTAGYRVVFRNGVMVPEASDFPDLDGIRIQRFCDLDDHAAATLAERLNKTLNSQTVQMAQLNSARFEDGLFIQLDKEAVLDQPLFIIHEVTASSVGSAYPRIYVDAARHSQMTLVEEYISSGSEPVMVNTVTEFVLAEGARITSVRLTLEGESVQHIGATGVRQATASRFESHCVGFGGPLRRHDLQVRLEGEGAECKLNGVVVTQGKQHYDNHTSIEHIAAHCDSEETYRNIAAGQSHAIFNGRIHIHQDAQKSNANMNNKNLLLSTGAEIDTKPELEIYADDVKCAHGATIGQLNKTSLFYLVSRGVGRREAKTLLTIAFINELVEQIPVGAVREAVQLRLNDFFNQTFQEA
- the sufC gene encoding Fe-S cluster assembly ATPase SufC translates to MLNIKNLHASVGGEEILKGINLEIKAGEINAIMGPNGSGKSTLSQVLAGSENFEVTEGEVTFNGENLLDLKTEERAREGIFLAFQYPVEIPGVSNLQFLRTAVNSMRGHRGEPEMNAAEFMKHAREVSMQVDLDPAFLKRGVNEGFSGGEKKRNEILQALLLQPKLAILDETDSGLDIDALHVVSDGVNALRAKDRAILMVTHYQRLLNHIVPDYVHVLADGKIVKSGGRELAYELEERGYGWLNVKDKEAKASSPAG
- the sufB gene encoding Fe-S cluster assembly protein SufB, which encodes MATTDKEVNELVKREYEHGFVTEIESDTFEPGLNEDVIARLSGLKKEPEWMLEWRLKAYRRWLEMDEPNWAHVGYPKIDYNSISYYSAPKRKEDMLQSLDEVDPELLRTYEKLGIPLHEREQLAGVAVDAVFDSVSVATTFKEPLAKAGVIFCSMSEAIQEHPELVKKYLGSVVPAGDNFFAGLNSAVFSDGTFVYIPKGVRCPMELSTYFRINAANTGQFERTLIIAEDSSYVSYLEGCTAPMRDENQLHAAVVELVALDDAQIKYSTVQNWYPGDENGKGGIFNFVTKRGAAIGKNSKISWTQVETGSAVTWKYPSCILRGDNSVGEFYSVALTNNYQQADTGTKMIHLGKNTSSTIIAKGISASNSSNAYRGLVKFGPGAEGARNFTQCDSLLIGDRCGAHTFPYIESKNKSGIIEHEATTSKVSDEQMFLCRQRGINPEQAVSMIVNGFCKEVFKELPMEFAVEAGKLLEVSLEGSVG
- a CDS encoding MarR family winged helix-turn-helix transcriptional regulator, which encodes MNGRANAELVFHLGRIASGEGLAEGLTAAQWAALRYFAQANRFSQTPSAFAAFHATTRGTASQTIKSLETQGYLTRMRSEDDRRSVRLVLTEKARGILANDPFESLVRAAESLPPSVQGHFASALQRLLGQVTQERCKPRFGVCTSCQHLESDGCSRDGQAPYTCGFMSAPLFLEELDGVCINFIQSKPATVKGSVTGAEPR
- a CDS encoding glutamate synthase-related protein gives rise to the protein MNSKPTFLSATATVDKRAILPLPDSRNIHEECAVEHKHDIEAEIQHAQQYGLYNPANEHDACGIGFIAHIKGHKSHSIVKQGLLILKNLAHRGAVGADKLMGDGAGVLIQLPDQYYREEMAKQGVELPPPEEYGVGMIFLPKANTSRIACEQEIERVVRAEGQVVLGWRNVPIDTEMPMSPTVREKEPVIRQIFIGRGPDITVSDALERKLYVIRKSSSHAIQALDLPHGKEFFVPSMSARTIVYKGLLLADQVGVYYKDLQDERCVSALALVHQRFSTNTFPEWPLAHPFRLIAHNGEINTVKGNVNWMQAREGVMKSTVLGDDLQKLFPLIDDVQSDTACFDDALELLLMAGYPIAQAMMMMIPEAWENHPLMDDNRRAFYEYHAAMMEPWDGPAAMAFTDGRYIGGTLDRNGLRPARYIVTDDDLVVMASESGVLPIPESRIIKKWRLQPGKMLLIDLEAGRIIDDQEIKDTYANAKPYEAWINSVRINLDDIKLHETTLNDIKTHTSAENTRASLLDRQQAFGYTQEDVRVLMSPMALNAEEATGSMGNDSPPAVMSDKLKPLYHYFKQMFAQVTNPPIDPIREAMVMSLVSFIGPRPNLLDVNNNNPPMRLEVSKPILDYSDIAKLRNISAHTSGNFKSHELNICYPVALGKEGMEVRLASVCAQAVDAVKSGHNILIVSDRKLDAEHVAVPALLATSAIHLHLVSTGFRTSTGLVVETGSARETHHFALLAGFGAEAIHPYLAMDTLAEMANRLSGDLSPEKAIQNFQKALAKGLLKVMSKMGISTYMSYCGAQVFEAIGLNKSLIDKYFEGTASNIEGIGVIEVAEEALRLHQQAFGNDPVLAHALDAGGEYAFRVRGEEHMWTPDAIAKLQHSTRSNNFSTYKEYAQIINDQSKRHMTLRGLFEFKLDPSKAIALDEVEPAKEIVKRFTTGAMSLGSISTEAHATLAVAMNRIGGKSNTGEGGEDPSRYRQEMKGIPIKQGETMASVIGRDQIEADIALQEGDSVRSRIKQVAAGRFGVTAAYLDSADQIQVKMAQGAKPGEGGQLPGYKVSEYIARLRFSVPGVGLISPPPHHDIYSIEDLAQLIHDLKNVNPSASISIKLVSEVGVGTVAVGVTKAKADHVVIAGHDGGTGATPLSSLKHAGTPWELGLAETQQTLVLNGLRSRIRVQADGQMKTGRDVVIAAMLGADEIGFATAPLVVEGCIMLRKCHLNTCSVGIATQDPVLRAKFSGKPEHVVNYFFFVAEEARQLMAQLGIRTFDELIGRVDLLDKSQAITHWKAKGLDFSKIFYQPVMPTSSPCYHVEEQDHGLEKALDHTLIAQAQAAIEHGKKVSFSLPVRNLNRTVGTMLSGVVAKKYGHEGLPDDTIHIQLLGTAGQSAGAFLAHGITLDLVGEGNDYVGKGLSGGRIIVRPNTEFPGSADDNIIIGNTVLYGAIAGEAFFNGVAGERFAVRNSGAITVVEGVGDHGCEYMTGGTVVVFGETGRNFAAGMSGGIAYVWDPDGDFANKCNMAMVTLEPVLAHAEQEANVDRAIWHSLLRGDQSETDEVILKRLIERHFKVTGSTRARNLLDDWSNGRNKFIKVFPNDYKRALGEMNTARVAIRQKEKNAT